A window of Betaproteobacteria bacterium genomic DNA:
TCCCCTCATCGCGGAGACTCTGGGCTCGCTGCTGCGGCAGCGCTATCCGGGCTCGTTCTCGGTGATTCTGGTCGACGATCACAGCACGGACGGGACTGCTGCCCGCGCGCGCGAAGCAGCGGCAGCGGCCGGTGCCACGGACCGCTTGACGGTGCTTGCGGGCGCGGCGTTGCCGCCCGGCTGGTCGGGCAAGCTGTGGGCGGTGGCGCAGGGCGTGCACCAGGCGAACCGGCTGCCGCAGCCGCCCGAGTACCTCTGGTTCACCGACGCCGACATCGCACACGAGCCGGACGCACTCGCCGCGCTGGTGACGCGCGCACGGCAGCACGACCTCGTGCTCACCTCGCTGATGGTCAAGCTGCGCTGCGAGAGCCTCGCGGAGCGCGCGCTGATCCCTGCCTTCGTGTTCTTCTTCCAGATGCTCTATCCATTCCGCTGGGTGAATTCCCCGCGACGCGCCACGGCCGCTGCAGCGGGCGGCTGCATCCTCGTGCAGACGACGGCGCTTGCGGCGGCCGGCGGAATCGAAGCGATCCGCGGCGAGCTGATCGACGATTGTGCGCTGGCGCGGCGACTGAAGGCGCACGGTCGCATCTGGCTCGGCCTCACCGAGCGTGCGCATAGCATCCGGCCGTACGTGGGGGTGCGGGAGATCCGGCGCATGGTTGCGCGTACGGCATATGTCCAGCTGCGCGAGTCGCCGCTGCTGCTCGCCGCGACCGTCCTCGGCATGGTGGTGACGTACCTGGCGCCACCGCTCACCGCATGCTTCGCGGGGGGCGCGGCCCGCCTGCCGGGGATTGCCGCGTGGGCGATGATGGCGTTCGCTTATCAGCCGACGCTGCGCCTGTATCGCAGGTCCTGGCTGTGGGGTCTGGCGCTGCCCGCCATTGCAGCCGCATATCTGCTGTTCACGCTCGATTCGGCGTGGCAGCACTGGCGCGGTGCGGGCGGGATGTGGAAAGGGCGCGCCCACGCCGGTTAGCGCACCCCCCGACAAGAGCCTATGATGCGGGCAAGCGGATCGGGAGCACGCACATGTCGAAGCGCACCGCAGGCAGCAGGACGGGTCGGGCGAGG
This region includes:
- a CDS encoding glycosyltransferase, producing the protein MAETLGSLLRQRYPGSFSVILVDDHSTDGTAARAREAAAAAGATDRLTVLAGAALPPGWSGKLWAVAQGVHQANRLPQPPEYLWFTDADIAHEPDALAALVTRARQHDLVLTSLMVKLRCESLAERALIPAFVFFFQMLYPFRWVNSPRRATAAAAGGCILVQTTALAAAGGIEAIRGELIDDCALARRLKAHGRIWLGLTERAHSIRPYVGVREIRRMVARTAYVQLRESPLLLAATVLGMVVTYLAPPLTACFAGGAARLPGIAAWAMMAFAYQPTLRLYRRSWLWGLALPAIAAAYLLFTLDSAWQHWRGAGGMWKGRAHAG